Proteins encoded within one genomic window of Saccharopolyspora pogona:
- a CDS encoding GGDEF domain-containing protein: MGWLVVLTATATVLVLTYSDPVSRLADDLAALVNAIVAGVAYSWAGWSHTGPERRWRLFLAVGLGGWVAAQAIWTWYRAVHSAAAAVPGVASALFLLFPAGVFAALLVIARADHARVRVYDTADPPRVLLLDGLIIVTALVALACEVLAVQAGSHDSPTVTLLTVSYAVGDFVLIVLALLMAVALHSMWRPRLTWLVVGLCAMGASDIVYADSTVSGAAAPAAAELGYMIGALLLIPAALTAPRPAIAQRRSVSLVLLAVPYVPLTAVLAMVVINVAGGSPYPDVVYVLSVIIALVILRHITTLLQLYRAHRRLAQAVLQDPLTGVANRVLLADLLDEAVSSPQFEERGLIYVDLDNFKTVNDRLGHQAGDELLRITAHRLRRCVRDDDTVARIGGDEFVILLIPPPHDPEELVQHLADAVAQPVALETEDNSVRITASIGYHRIAPGQHPSDALAHADQAMYQYKRSRAE, encoded by the coding sequence ATGGGGTGGCTTGTCGTCCTAACGGCGACGGCGACTGTTCTAGTCCTCACCTACTCGGACCCGGTGTCGCGGCTGGCTGACGACCTGGCCGCTCTGGTCAACGCGATCGTTGCCGGCGTCGCCTACTCGTGGGCCGGGTGGTCGCACACCGGCCCGGAGCGGCGCTGGCGACTATTCCTGGCCGTCGGTTTGGGAGGATGGGTCGCCGCGCAGGCGATCTGGACGTGGTATCGCGCCGTGCACAGTGCCGCGGCGGCGGTGCCGGGTGTTGCTAGCGCGCTCTTCCTGCTGTTTCCGGCGGGAGTGTTCGCAGCGCTGCTCGTGATAGCCCGAGCTGACCACGCCAGGGTCCGGGTGTACGACACTGCGGATCCACCACGAGTTCTACTGCTCGACGGCCTCATCATCGTCACGGCACTCGTCGCGCTCGCCTGCGAAGTCCTCGCGGTCCAGGCGGGTTCTCATGATTCCCCCACGGTGACGCTGCTGACGGTTTCTTACGCAGTCGGTGACTTCGTTCTGATCGTGCTCGCGTTGCTGATGGCCGTCGCTTTGCACAGCATGTGGCGGCCCCGATTGACCTGGCTGGTGGTCGGATTGTGCGCCATGGGTGCCAGCGACATCGTTTACGCCGACAGTACGGTCTCCGGGGCGGCGGCACCCGCAGCGGCCGAACTGGGCTACATGATCGGTGCGCTCCTGCTGATCCCCGCGGCACTCACGGCGCCGCGACCAGCCATCGCCCAGCGCCGGAGCGTGTCACTGGTGCTTCTGGCAGTGCCGTACGTTCCGCTGACTGCCGTCCTGGCGATGGTCGTCATCAACGTGGCGGGTGGCAGCCCGTACCCCGACGTGGTCTACGTGCTCAGCGTGATCATCGCTCTGGTCATCCTCCGTCACATCACCACCTTGCTGCAGCTCTACCGGGCCCACCGGCGGCTCGCTCAGGCCGTTCTGCAAGATCCGCTCACGGGCGTGGCCAACCGGGTGCTGCTCGCGGACTTACTCGACGAGGCCGTATCGAGTCCCCAGTTCGAAGAACGCGGGCTGATCTACGTCGACCTGGACAACTTCAAAACGGTCAACGACAGGCTCGGACATCAGGCAGGCGACGAGTTGCTGCGCATCACCGCTCACCGGCTGCGCCGGTGCGTGCGCGACGACGACACGGTTGCGCGCATCGGCGGCGACGAATTCGTCATACTCCTCATCCCGCCACCGCACGACCCCGAGGAACTGGTGCAACACCTGGCCGATGCGGTGGCCCAGCCGGTCGCCTTGGAAACTGAAGACAACTCGGTCCGGATCACCGCCAGCATCGGCTACCACCGCATCGCCCCCGGTCAACACCCGAGCGACGCACTTGCGCACGCTGATCAAGCGATGTACCAGTACAAGCGGAGCAGAGCGGAATGA
- a CDS encoding GYD domain-containing protein gives MPKYLVQGSYTAEGTKGVLAEGGTGRREAVERVLGSCGGTLESMYFAFGDDDFYIVVDVPDDVSMAATAMAVQATGAVTSRAVPLLRPEDIDEAVRKAVDFRAPGS, from the coding sequence ATGCCGAAGTACTTGGTGCAGGGCAGCTACACCGCCGAGGGGACGAAGGGGGTGCTCGCCGAGGGCGGAACCGGGCGGCGGGAGGCCGTTGAAAGGGTCCTCGGGTCGTGCGGCGGAACGCTCGAGTCGATGTACTTCGCGTTCGGCGACGACGATTTCTACATCGTTGTCGACGTGCCCGACGACGTCTCCATGGCCGCCACGGCTATGGCGGTGCAGGCCACCGGCGCCGTGACGTCCAGGGCGGTGCCGCTCCTCCGCCCCGAGGATATCGACGAGGCTGTGCGGAAGGCTGTCGACTTCCGCGCCCCCGGTTCCTGA
- a CDS encoding MFS transporter — MSTTGLRLGLRANLAQFSLLVAVNALVGGMVGQEQTVLPLLAEQEFHLAGYTFLLSYVFVFGLSKAATNYFAGTWSDRFGRKPVLVAGWLIAIPVPLMLIWGPNWGWIVAANLLLGINQGLTWSTTVIMKVDLAGPLQRGLAMGFNEAAGYGAVAITSALAGYLAAQYGLRPAPFLLGAFYVVLGLSLSTLVVRETRDHAHLEATQHTSSRNASEHSSLTNRQVFARTTFTDPALSSASHAGLVNNLNFGLSWGLFPLLFASVGVAVDRVGLLVALYPAVWGIGQLATGALSDRWGRKYLITTGMLTQTAALALIAVAQSFSAWALATVLLGAGTAMVYPTLLAAIGDVAHPSWRARSVGVYRLWRDSGYAAGAVLGGIVADLWDLRAAIWAAAALSFATGLSVAIRMYETHPRTRHAAEDTP, encoded by the coding sequence ATGAGCACCACCGGCCTGCGGCTGGGCCTGCGCGCAAACCTCGCCCAGTTCAGCCTGCTCGTGGCGGTCAACGCCCTGGTTGGCGGGATGGTCGGGCAGGAGCAGACGGTGCTCCCGCTCCTGGCCGAGCAGGAATTTCACCTGGCCGGCTACACCTTCCTGTTGAGCTACGTGTTCGTCTTCGGACTGAGCAAGGCGGCCACCAACTACTTCGCCGGCACCTGGTCCGACCGCTTCGGCCGCAAACCCGTCCTGGTCGCGGGGTGGTTGATCGCCATCCCCGTTCCCCTGATGCTGATCTGGGGCCCGAACTGGGGCTGGATCGTGGCCGCCAACCTCCTGCTCGGCATCAACCAGGGCCTGACCTGGTCGACGACCGTGATCATGAAAGTCGATCTCGCCGGACCTCTGCAGCGAGGGCTGGCAATGGGATTCAACGAAGCCGCCGGATACGGCGCGGTCGCGATCACCTCGGCACTCGCCGGCTATCTCGCCGCGCAGTACGGGCTCCGCCCCGCCCCGTTCCTGCTCGGGGCGTTCTACGTCGTGCTCGGGCTCAGCCTCTCAACCCTCGTGGTGCGAGAAACCCGCGATCACGCCCACCTGGAAGCCACCCAGCACACCAGCAGCAGAAACGCCAGCGAGCACTCCAGCCTGACCAACCGGCAGGTCTTCGCCCGCACCACCTTCACCGACCCGGCCCTGTCCTCGGCCAGCCACGCCGGCCTGGTCAACAACCTCAACTTCGGTCTGTCCTGGGGTCTGTTCCCGCTGCTGTTCGCCAGCGTCGGCGTGGCCGTCGACCGCGTCGGACTCCTGGTGGCCCTCTACCCCGCGGTCTGGGGAATCGGACAACTCGCCACCGGCGCGCTGTCCGACCGATGGGGCCGCAAGTACCTCATCACCACCGGAATGCTCACCCAAACAGCCGCGCTGGCACTCATCGCCGTGGCCCAAAGCTTCTCCGCGTGGGCTCTCGCCACCGTCCTGTTGGGAGCCGGAACCGCGATGGTCTATCCGACACTGCTGGCTGCCATCGGCGACGTCGCCCACCCCAGCTGGCGCGCCCGCTCCGTCGGCGTCTACCGCCTCTGGCGCGACAGCGGCTACGCCGCCGGCGCCGTCCTCGGCGGCATCGTCGCCGACCTCTGGGACCTGCGCGCCGCAATCTGGGCCGCAGCAGCCCTCAGCTTCGCCACCGGTCTCAGTGTTGCCATCCGCATGTACGAAACCCATCCCCGAACCCGCCATGCCGCCGAGGACACCCCCTGA
- a CDS encoding S1 family peptidase — protein sequence MPRGSLIRSILAFAATMLASLALAAPTASAVATPLIIGGTQSTQTYSFMASMQSTDGQHHCGASLVDKQWLVTAAHCVEGQQPSKVQYRIGSTDRTSGGELVKPDKFVAHPKSTQKQAGNDVATGYDIAMVHLSQPVKAQPIKISATPPQPGTAVQLLGWGQTCGMPKCGEPPVTLKELATKTIAASNCTSSQDPFDATRELCIDNQKGKVNACYGDSGGPAVVQEDDGLALVGATSRGQAENCAEKPGIYSNLVAHTDWINETINSGGSSKLPGKSPGRLPDMPTFPSVAPRNR from the coding sequence ATGCCCCGAGGTTCTCTGATCCGAAGCATTCTCGCGTTCGCCGCGACGATGCTGGCAAGCCTGGCGCTCGCAGCACCAACCGCCAGTGCCGTGGCTACGCCGCTCATCATCGGAGGTACCCAATCGACGCAGACCTACAGCTTCATGGCGTCCATGCAGTCCACCGACGGCCAACACCACTGCGGTGCCTCGCTGGTCGACAAGCAGTGGCTGGTCACCGCCGCGCACTGCGTAGAAGGGCAACAGCCCAGCAAAGTCCAGTACCGGATCGGGTCAACCGACCGCACCAGCGGCGGTGAGCTCGTCAAGCCGGACAAGTTCGTGGCCCACCCCAAGTCAACGCAGAAGCAGGCCGGCAACGACGTCGCCACCGGCTACGACATCGCCATGGTCCACCTGTCGCAGCCGGTGAAAGCCCAGCCGATCAAGATCTCTGCCACGCCACCGCAGCCGGGCACCGCAGTGCAACTGCTCGGTTGGGGCCAGACGTGCGGGATGCCCAAGTGCGGCGAGCCGCCCGTGACCTTGAAGGAGCTGGCAACCAAGACGATCGCCGCGTCGAACTGCACCAGCTCGCAAGATCCCTTCGATGCGACACGTGAGCTGTGCATCGACAACCAGAAGGGCAAGGTCAACGCCTGCTACGGCGACTCCGGTGGCCCGGCGGTGGTGCAGGAAGACGACGGTTTGGCACTGGTCGGCGCGACCAGCCGCGGCCAAGCCGAGAACTGCGCGGAGAAGCCCGGCATCTACAGCAACCTCGTGGCGCACACCGACTGGATCAACGAGACCATTAACTCCGGCGGCTCGTCCAAGCTCCCCGGCAAGTCCCCCGGCCGTCTCCCCGACATGCCGACGTTCCCGTCGGTTGCGCCGCGCAACCGGTAA
- a CDS encoding cadmium resistance transporter, producing the protein MVLGAAVLVAVVMWTATNIDGLVVLTALFLRSAQVGSPRPWQIAAGQYLGSTCLIAVSLLAAVGLMVVPESWIGLLGLLPLALGIYGLVRAVRAGEQERDLPTIGVLSVVSIVVANGADNLSVYSAAFRVFPPAQTVLTVVVFLALIGVWCLVARFAATRKRVLSGLDRMCRWLVPVVYIVIGVAILIRTGVFAHVA; encoded by the coding sequence ATGGTTTTGGGTGCGGCGGTCTTGGTCGCAGTGGTGATGTGGACGGCTACGAATATCGACGGCTTGGTCGTGCTGACCGCGTTGTTCTTGCGCTCCGCGCAGGTGGGCAGCCCGCGCCCGTGGCAGATCGCGGCCGGTCAGTACCTGGGGTCCACGTGCCTGATCGCGGTGAGCCTGCTGGCGGCCGTCGGGCTGATGGTCGTGCCGGAGTCCTGGATCGGGTTGCTCGGTCTGCTGCCGCTGGCGCTCGGAATCTACGGGCTGGTACGGGCCGTCCGGGCAGGCGAGCAGGAGCGGGATCTGCCGACCATCGGTGTGCTGTCGGTCGTTTCGATCGTCGTGGCCAACGGGGCGGACAACCTCAGCGTCTACAGCGCCGCATTCCGCGTCTTCCCGCCGGCGCAGACCGTGCTGACCGTGGTCGTCTTCTTGGCGCTCATCGGGGTGTGGTGCCTGGTGGCCCGTTTCGCCGCGACCCGGAAGCGAGTGCTCAGCGGCCTCGACCGCATGTGCCGCTGGCTGGTTCCAGTCGTCTACATCGTCATCGGCGTGGCGATCCTCATTCGCACCGGGGTATTTGCTCATGTCGCGTAG
- a CDS encoding IS630 family transposase: MIAGVRDARRLSPEAQEDLRRRVVAAVHGGMSQVEAARVFAVAPQSVSRWVQAWRKRGSKGLTGRRRGRKPGEQKALSARRQRKLRYAVAEHTPATFGLTGLVWTRKTVAELIRVRHGIVLNLRTVGNYLRSWGLSPQKPIRKAYEQDPESVRRWLEEDYLAIAARARREGALILWLDQTGIRSDATVARTWAPAGQTPVVGKTGKRFSVNAMCAIGNKGELYFTVYTGSFNGKVFLSFLDRLTRHLDRKVHLIVDGHPVHRRKTIQQWITKHAEAIAMHFLPGYSPELNPDELLNADLKRTVSTSTAPKTRAELKQAVRSFLHRLQKLPDRVRSYFGKPEVRYAA; encoded by the coding sequence ATGATCGCTGGTGTGCGGGACGCGCGGAGGTTGTCGCCTGAGGCGCAGGAGGATTTGCGGCGCAGGGTGGTCGCTGCTGTTCATGGTGGGATGAGTCAGGTCGAGGCGGCCCGGGTGTTCGCGGTGGCCCCGCAGTCGGTGTCCAGATGGGTGCAGGCGTGGCGGAAACGTGGCTCGAAGGGTCTCACCGGGCGTCGCCGGGGTCGCAAGCCCGGCGAGCAGAAAGCGTTGAGTGCCCGCCGGCAGCGCAAGCTGCGGTATGCGGTGGCCGAGCACACCCCGGCCACGTTCGGGCTGACCGGCCTGGTGTGGACCCGCAAGACAGTGGCCGAGCTGATCCGGGTGCGCCACGGCATCGTGTTGAACCTGCGCACCGTCGGCAACTACCTGCGTTCCTGGGGATTGTCGCCGCAGAAACCGATCCGCAAGGCCTACGAACAGGACCCCGAGTCCGTACGCCGATGGCTGGAGGAGGACTACCTGGCCATCGCCGCCCGCGCCCGCCGCGAGGGCGCACTGATCCTGTGGCTGGACCAGACCGGGATCCGCTCCGACGCCACCGTAGCCCGCACCTGGGCACCGGCGGGCCAGACACCGGTGGTGGGCAAAACGGGCAAACGATTCAGCGTGAACGCGATGTGCGCGATCGGGAACAAAGGCGAGCTGTACTTCACCGTCTACACCGGCTCGTTCAACGGCAAGGTGTTCCTGTCGTTCCTGGACCGGCTGACCCGCCATCTGGACCGCAAGGTCCACCTGATCGTTGACGGACACCCCGTCCACCGCCGCAAGACTATCCAGCAATGGATCACCAAGCACGCTGAGGCGATCGCGATGCACTTCCTGCCGGGATACAGCCCCGAACTCAACCCCGACGAGCTACTCAATGCCGACCTCAAACGCACCGTTTCCACCAGCACAGCCCCCAAAACCCGCGCCGAGTTGAAACAAGCGGTCCGCTCCTTCCTCCACCGGCTCCAGAAGCTGCCCGACCGAGTTCGCTCCTACTTCGGCAAACCCGAAGTTCGCTACGCCGCCTAA
- a CDS encoding SsgA family sporulation/cell division regulator, with translation MMANDHGTVLATMVFNLVAPAGVIAPVGVELRYDSRNPYEVCMKFNVGKAGQVDWVIARDLLADGLVAEAGEGDVRIRPRLDDPGLVLIALSSPSGQATFEVNADQLVEFLNDTYDVVAPGDEHRWMNVDEALSRLLSHNL, from the coding sequence ATGATGGCAAACGATCACGGCACGGTGCTCGCCACCATGGTCTTCAACCTGGTAGCCCCGGCGGGTGTGATCGCGCCGGTTGGCGTGGAACTGCGGTACGACAGCCGCAACCCGTACGAGGTCTGCATGAAGTTCAACGTGGGCAAGGCCGGTCAGGTGGATTGGGTGATCGCCCGTGACCTGCTGGCCGACGGGCTGGTCGCCGAGGCAGGCGAAGGTGACGTGCGAATCCGCCCTCGACTGGACGATCCGGGGTTGGTCCTGATCGCGTTGAGCTCGCCGTCAGGGCAGGCCACCTTCGAAGTGAATGCTGATCAGCTTGTGGAGTTCTTGAACGACACCTACGACGTGGTCGCACCCGGTGACGAACACCGGTGGATGAACGTCGACGAGGCGCTGAGCCGGCTGCTCTCGCACAACCTGTAG
- a CDS encoding SPW repeat protein gives MLTGAYTAVSPWVVGFAGSQPLLSMNNLILGLIVTAIGLGLTGTPERSGGISWTAAPIGIWLIIATWVTTFGLPTVGMIWNNVVVGALSIILGLAVAGMVAVRRPGSERGTFR, from the coding sequence ATGCTCACCGGCGCCTACACCGCAGTCTCGCCCTGGGTCGTCGGGTTCGCTGGCTCTCAGCCATTGCTGAGCATGAACAATCTCATCCTGGGACTGATCGTCACGGCGATCGGTCTGGGGCTCACCGGAACTCCGGAACGCAGCGGTGGCATCAGCTGGACTGCGGCTCCTATCGGAATTTGGCTGATCATCGCGACGTGGGTCACCACTTTCGGTCTGCCGACGGTGGGGATGATCTGGAACAACGTCGTCGTCGGAGCGCTGTCGATCATCCTGGGCCTGGCAGTCGCGGGGATGGTGGCTGTGCGACGCCCCGGTTCGGAAAGGGGAACTTTTCGGTGA
- a CDS encoding manganese catalase family protein gives MFFHVQRMINEIVPDEPDPGAANALQEGLGGQFGEMRTMMQYLFQSFNFRGPEGKPYRDLLYGIGTEEISHVELIATTIARLTDGSPRYRGSKDEPLDQPGAKGATPLSNALAQGNIHHMLVGAQGALPVDAVGNPWSGSYVYNSGNLVLDLLYNLMLESTGRLQKCRIYEMSSNKTLRSTVSYLIVRDQAHENAYAKALESLGVNWGKTLPIPKTNAERYPEVATLLERGLHNRQYTFNLDHQSEAAKVFQGNSPSSHDGEVLRMAQAPEGVPFGIAPERPEEFSPGLDPELIELIQATAEMELAEADEPVRYGPA, from the coding sequence ATGTTCTTCCACGTACAGCGGATGATCAACGAGATCGTTCCTGACGAGCCGGACCCCGGCGCTGCCAACGCCTTGCAGGAAGGCTTGGGCGGCCAGTTCGGTGAGATGCGGACGATGATGCAGTACCTGTTCCAGAGCTTCAACTTCCGAGGTCCCGAGGGCAAACCTTATCGAGACCTGCTCTACGGCATCGGGACGGAGGAGATCAGCCACGTTGAGCTGATCGCCACGACGATCGCGCGGCTGACGGATGGTTCGCCGCGATACCGGGGATCCAAGGACGAGCCGCTCGATCAGCCAGGTGCCAAGGGGGCGACGCCGTTGTCGAACGCCCTTGCACAAGGCAACATCCACCACATGCTCGTCGGCGCGCAAGGTGCGCTGCCCGTCGACGCCGTGGGCAATCCCTGGTCGGGCTCGTATGTCTACAACAGCGGTAACCTCGTGCTTGATCTGCTGTACAACCTGATGCTCGAGTCGACCGGCAGGCTCCAGAAGTGCCGCATCTACGAGATGAGTTCGAACAAGACGCTGCGATCGACGGTGTCGTATCTCATCGTTCGCGACCAAGCGCACGAGAACGCCTATGCCAAGGCGCTGGAAAGCCTCGGTGTGAACTGGGGCAAGACGTTGCCGATTCCCAAGACGAACGCCGAGCGGTACCCAGAGGTCGCCACTCTGCTCGAGAGAGGTCTGCACAACAGGCAGTACACCTTCAACCTCGACCACCAGTCCGAGGCGGCCAAGGTTTTCCAGGGGAATTCGCCGTCGTCGCACGACGGCGAAGTGTTGCGCATGGCCCAAGCGCCAGAGGGCGTGCCTTTCGGCATCGCGCCGGAGCGGCCGGAGGAATTCAGCCCAGGTCTCGACCCGGAGCTGATCGAACTCATCCAAGCGACAGCGGAGATGGAACTAGCGGAGGCCGACGAGCCGGTAAGGTACGGACCCGCGTGA
- a CDS encoding SAM-dependent methyltransferase — MSDGFRNASDDLRTDRAHGARIYDYILGGKDNYAVDRAAAEATKQIWPALPVHMRANREFMHRAGRYLATECGIDQFLDIGTGIPTSPNLHEVVQEVRPEARVVYTDNDPIVLVHARALMLSTKHGCTAYVNADLRAPDTILASPEFRETLDLNRPIGLMLIAVVHFIEDDDEALDVVRRIVDVLPSGSYLAATIATDDFAPETLAAVRRTYHEHGETLRWRSQAQAARFFDGLELVEPGIVQMHKWRPDDGIALNVPEADIAMYGAIARKP; from the coding sequence ATGAGCGACGGGTTTCGGAATGCCAGCGACGACCTGCGGACAGACCGGGCGCACGGCGCGCGGATCTACGACTACATCCTCGGCGGCAAGGACAACTACGCCGTTGACCGGGCTGCCGCGGAGGCCACCAAGCAAATCTGGCCCGCGCTTCCAGTGCACATGCGCGCCAACCGCGAGTTCATGCACCGCGCTGGCCGCTACCTCGCCACCGAGTGCGGCATCGACCAGTTCCTTGACATCGGTACCGGCATCCCCACCTCGCCGAACCTGCACGAGGTCGTGCAGGAGGTGCGGCCTGAGGCCCGCGTCGTCTACACCGACAACGACCCCATCGTGCTCGTGCACGCCCGCGCGCTGATGTTAAGCACCAAGCATGGCTGCACCGCTTACGTGAACGCCGACCTGCGCGCCCCGGACACGATCCTGGCATCCCCGGAGTTCCGCGAGACCTTGGACCTGAACCGCCCGATCGGGCTGATGCTCATCGCGGTCGTGCACTTCATCGAAGACGACGACGAGGCGCTGGACGTCGTGCGGCGGATCGTCGACGTGCTGCCCTCCGGCAGCTACCTGGCCGCCACGATCGCCACCGACGACTTCGCCCCGGAGACGCTGGCGGCGGTCCGCCGGACCTACCACGAGCACGGCGAGACCCTGCGCTGGCGCTCCCAGGCCCAGGCCGCCCGGTTCTTCGACGGCCTCGAACTGGTCGAGCCCGGGATCGTCCAGATGCACAAGTGGCGCCCGGATGACGGTATCGCCCTGAACGTCCCGGAAGCCGACATCGCCATGTACGGCGCCATCGCCCGCAAGCCCTAG
- a CDS encoding choice-of-anchor C family protein: MRNYLAAATAAVLIGGVGTLLTAPASASPSAISHFDDGSFETPTVAANTFQNFAMGQSIGPWRVASGNVDLIGAGFWQAADGDQSVDLNGANAGAVSQTFKTVPGTGYTVTYSLAGNPGESTKLKTGKVLIDGQNFQDFSFDTTGKTTTNMGYVRRQVTFVATSTSTTLTFASTTPNSAWGPVIDDVTVNPCPPAPCCG, from the coding sequence ATGCGAAACTACCTCGCTGCTGCCACGGCGGCCGTTCTGATCGGCGGTGTCGGCACCTTGTTGACGGCACCGGCTTCCGCGTCGCCTAGCGCGATCAGCCATTTTGACGACGGCAGTTTCGAAACGCCAACGGTGGCAGCAAACACGTTCCAGAACTTCGCGATGGGGCAGTCTATCGGACCGTGGCGGGTGGCGAGCGGGAATGTCGACCTGATCGGTGCAGGGTTCTGGCAGGCTGCCGACGGTGACCAGTCCGTCGACCTCAACGGCGCTAATGCGGGGGCTGTTTCCCAGACTTTCAAGACAGTCCCAGGAACAGGGTACACAGTGACGTACTCCCTTGCCGGCAATCCCGGCGAATCGACGAAACTGAAAACGGGCAAGGTCCTCATCGACGGGCAGAATTTCCAAGATTTCTCCTTTGACACGACCGGGAAAACAACGACCAACATGGGCTATGTGAGACGGCAGGTGACCTTCGTGGCCACCAGTACATCCACGACGTTGACGTTCGCCAGCACCACCCCCAACAGTGCATGGGGACCGGTGATCGACGACGTCACGGTCAACCCCTGCCCGCCTGCCCCGTGCTGCGGGTGA
- a CDS encoding ISL3 family transposase has product MPKASLWRALVGVDRRTVIEDVEFDEAAERVMVHVRPRKGGRGRCGRCGRWSWRYDRGEGRRRWRALDLGTIQVHLEAAAPRVRCREHGPTVARLPWARHGAGHTLAFDDTVAWLAVRSSKSAVCELMRIAWRTVGAIVARVWADAETQSDRFGGLRRIGIDEISYKKHHRYLTVVVDHDTGRLVWAAPGRDSATLNRFFDALGERRAAEITHVSADAAQWIADTVARRAPKAIRCADPFHVVAWATEALDAERRRAWNDARALARTEGTRRRGRPATDSPARPGHEKAKKLKDSRYALWKNPEDLTENQQAKLAWIATTDRRLYRAYLLKEGLRYVFTAKGEQGKQALDRWTSWARRCQIPVFVELAKKITKHRAPIDAALEHGLSQGLIESTNTKIRLLTRIAFGFRSPQALIALAMLALGGHRPTLPGRA; this is encoded by the coding sequence GTGCCGAAGGCCAGTTTATGGCGTGCTCTGGTGGGCGTCGACAGGCGCACGGTGATCGAGGATGTGGAGTTCGACGAGGCCGCGGAACGGGTGATGGTGCACGTGCGCCCGCGCAAGGGCGGGCGCGGCCGTTGCGGCCGGTGTGGCCGCTGGTCCTGGCGGTATGACCGGGGCGAGGGACGGCGCCGGTGGCGGGCCCTGGACCTGGGCACCATCCAGGTCCATCTCGAGGCCGCCGCGCCGCGGGTGCGCTGCCGGGAGCACGGGCCCACCGTGGCGCGGCTGCCGTGGGCGCGTCATGGCGCCGGGCACACCTTGGCTTTCGACGACACGGTGGCGTGGCTGGCGGTGCGCTCCTCGAAATCGGCGGTATGCGAGCTGATGCGCATCGCCTGGCGCACCGTGGGTGCGATCGTGGCCCGGGTGTGGGCCGACGCCGAAACCCAGAGTGACCGGTTCGGTGGGTTGCGGCGGATCGGGATCGATGAGATCTCCTACAAGAAGCATCACCGCTATCTGACGGTGGTGGTGGACCACGACACCGGGCGGCTGGTGTGGGCCGCGCCGGGGCGCGATTCCGCGACGCTGAACCGGTTTTTCGACGCCCTCGGCGAGAGGCGCGCCGCGGAGATCACGCATGTGTCCGCCGATGCGGCCCAGTGGATCGCCGACACCGTCGCCCGCCGCGCCCCGAAGGCCATCCGCTGCGCCGACCCCTTCCACGTGGTCGCCTGGGCCACCGAAGCACTCGATGCCGAACGGCGACGGGCCTGGAACGACGCCCGCGCCCTGGCCCGCACCGAAGGCACACGCCGCCGGGGCCGCCCGGCCACCGACTCCCCGGCCCGTCCCGGGCACGAGAAAGCCAAGAAGCTCAAAGACTCCCGTTACGCGCTGTGGAAAAACCCCGAAGACCTCACCGAAAACCAGCAGGCGAAGCTGGCCTGGATCGCCACCACCGACCGCCGCCTGTACCGGGCCTACCTGCTCAAAGAAGGACTCCGGTACGTCTTCACCGCCAAAGGCGAGCAAGGCAAACAAGCCCTGGACCGCTGGACCTCCTGGGCACGGCGCTGCCAGATCCCCGTCTTCGTCGAGCTCGCCAAGAAGATCACCAAACACCGCGCCCCCATCGACGCCGCCCTCGAACACGGCCTCTCCCAAGGACTCATCGAATCCACCAACACCAAAATCCGCCTGCTCACCCGCATCGCCTTCGGATTCCGCAGCCCCCAAGCACTCATCGCTCTCGCCATGCTCGCCCTCGGCGGCCACCGACCCACCCTCCCCGGACGCGCCTAA
- a CDS encoding AAA family ATPase — MILVTGMSGTGKSTTLNALSQRGYRVVDTDYGDWIEGIPRPDGGVEPQWREDLIEVLISEHERSGEPLFIVGTVWNQHRFYKRFDEIVLLSAPLEVLLERVAHRDTNTFGKSFEERDRIVADTVQVEPMLRASATVEMDAQKPLSDVVNQLAALAGPAQPRH, encoded by the coding sequence GTGATCTTGGTGACCGGTATGTCCGGCACTGGTAAATCGACCACTCTGAACGCGTTGAGCCAGCGGGGTTACCGGGTGGTGGACACCGACTACGGGGACTGGATCGAGGGCATCCCCCGTCCAGATGGCGGCGTGGAGCCGCAGTGGCGCGAAGACCTGATCGAGGTCCTGATTTCCGAGCACGAGCGTTCGGGTGAACCACTGTTCATCGTCGGCACCGTGTGGAACCAACACAGGTTCTATAAGCGATTCGACGAGATCGTACTGCTGAGCGCCCCCTTGGAGGTGCTGCTGGAACGCGTGGCTCACCGTGATACCAACACCTTCGGGAAATCCTTCGAAGAACGTGACCGGATCGTGGCAGACACGGTCCAGGTCGAGCCGATGCTCCGTGCATCGGCCACTGTGGAGATGGACGCCCAGAAGCCGCTCTCTGATGTGGTCAACCAGCTGGCGGCCCTCGCAGGTCCAGCTCAGCCGCGCCACTGA